One segment of Asaia bogorensis NBRC 16594 DNA contains the following:
- a CDS encoding ribonucleotide-diphosphate reductase subunit beta, with protein sequence MSETQNAGAPLAEEQHFDLMTANPVYKPFRYPWAYDAWLIQQRVHWLPEEVPLADDVKDWHRTLSEGERHLVTQIFRFFTQADVEVNSAYMKYYSQVFKPTEVLMMLSSFSNIETIHIAAYSHLLDTIGMPETEYSAFLKYKEMKDKYDFMQSFNINNKREIAKTMAAFGAFMEGLQLFASFAILLNFPRFNKLKGMGQIVSWSVRDETLHCLSMIRLFRTFVRENREIWTEDFRAELAEICATTVEHEDAFIDLAFEMGDVEGLSADQVKRYIRFIADRRMTQLGLDPFYGIEENPLPWLDDMLNAVEHANFFENRSTEYSRASTSGSWEEAFEADVFAS encoded by the coding sequence ATGAGCGAGACACAGAACGCCGGCGCGCCGCTCGCCGAAGAACAGCATTTCGATCTGATGACCGCCAACCCGGTCTATAAGCCCTTCCGTTACCCCTGGGCCTATGACGCATGGCTGATCCAGCAGCGTGTCCACTGGTTGCCCGAGGAAGTGCCTCTGGCCGATGACGTGAAGGATTGGCATCGCACGCTGAGCGAGGGCGAGCGCCATCTTGTCACGCAGATCTTCCGGTTTTTCACGCAGGCCGACGTCGAGGTGAACTCGGCGTATATGAAGTATTACAGCCAGGTCTTCAAACCGACCGAAGTGCTGATGATGCTGTCATCGTTCTCGAATATCGAAACGATTCACATCGCTGCCTATTCGCATCTTCTTGATACGATCGGCATGCCGGAAACAGAGTATTCGGCATTCCTGAAGTACAAGGAGATGAAGGACAAGTATGATTTCATGCAGTCCTTCAACATCAACAACAAGCGAGAAATTGCGAAGACCATGGCAGCGTTCGGCGCTTTCATGGAAGGGCTGCAGCTTTTTGCCTCCTTCGCGATCCTGCTGAACTTCCCCCGCTTCAACAAGCTCAAGGGAATGGGGCAGATTGTTTCCTGGTCGGTGCGCGATGAAACGCTGCACTGCCTGTCCATGATCCGCCTGTTCCGTACCTTCGTGCGCGAAAACCGTGAGATCTGGACCGAGGATTTCCGCGCTGAACTCGCAGAGATCTGTGCGACAACGGTCGAGCATGAGGATGCCTTCATCGATCTCGCTTTCGAGATGGGCGATGTCGAAGGCCTGAGCGCTGATCAGGTGAAGCGTTATATTCGCTTCATTGCCGATCGTCGCATGACGCAGCTTGGTCTCGATCCCTTCTATGGCATCGAGGAGAACCCGCTGCCCTGGCTCGACGACATGCTGAATGCGGTGGAACACGCCAATTTCTTCGAAAACCGTTCGACGGAATACTCCCGTGCTTCGACGTCGGGATCCTGGGAAGAAGCTTTCGAGGCGGACGTTTTCGCTTCCTGA
- a CDS encoding META domain-containing protein, which translates to MSVKHSLCAVALLTGALTAGSAGNWCAVAAEAPAPGSEVKQTVVKGVVVTPAGMIIPKGAMITVRLDDVSLADAPSVTLGRTEFTPVGKSPYGYALHYDAQHLTAGHRYALHAAIRQSGKLIAISKTATMEAGAVPSDTTVTVESVSQPVPQPVAGAWAITEIGMQKVDPAAPAFMVIRADGALSGTGGCNRMMGHVVADATHFTFGPTAGTRMACPGVRMTQEDAVFKAMQTVRAWRREGDRLILSDDHGVAALTLQENQGRTDAGPQTERSRKSP; encoded by the coding sequence ATGTCAGTGAAGCATTCGCTCTGTGCGGTGGCGTTGCTGACAGGCGCACTCACGGCAGGTTCCGCTGGTAACTGGTGTGCCGTTGCGGCGGAAGCGCCGGCCCCCGGGTCCGAGGTGAAACAGACCGTCGTGAAGGGTGTGGTCGTCACACCTGCCGGGATGATCATACCGAAAGGTGCGATGATCACGGTGCGGCTGGATGATGTGAGTCTCGCCGACGCTCCCTCGGTGACGCTTGGCAGGACCGAGTTCACGCCGGTTGGCAAGTCGCCCTATGGCTACGCGCTGCATTACGATGCGCAGCACCTGACGGCCGGGCACCGCTATGCGCTGCATGCTGCGATCCGCCAGAGTGGCAAGCTAATTGCCATAAGCAAGACCGCCACTATGGAAGCTGGCGCTGTGCCGTCAGACACGACGGTGACAGTCGAATCCGTTAGCCAGCCTGTGCCTCAGCCCGTTGCCGGTGCGTGGGCGATCACGGAAATCGGCATGCAGAAGGTTGACCCCGCAGCGCCTGCCTTCATGGTCATACGTGCCGATGGTGCGCTGTCTGGAACAGGCGGATGCAACCGGATGATGGGGCATGTGGTTGCCGACGCGACCCATTTCACCTTTGGCCCGACGGCGGGAACACGCATGGCCTGCCCAGGTGTGCGCATGACGCAGGAAGACGCCGTGTTCAAGGCCATGCAGACCGTGCGTGCATGGCGCAGGGAGGGCGATCGCCTGATCCTGAGTGACGATCACGGCGTGGCTGCGCTGACATTGCAGGAAAATCAGGGCCGGACCGATGCCGGCCCGCAGACAGAACGGAGCAGGAAGAGCCCATGA
- a CDS encoding ribonucleoside-diphosphate reductase subunit alpha, translating to MFDDVVQLEGHHPVRVNRSRDSLLTDFGRATLDNRYLLPGEHYQDLFGRVASYYGADAAHAQRLYDYISQHWFMPATPVLSNGGTSRGLPISCFLNEADDSLRGIVDLWNENVWLASKGGGIGSYWGNLRSIGENVGKNGKTSGVIPFIRVMDSLTLAISQGSLRRGSAAVYLPVWHPEIEEFVEMRRPTGGDPNRKALNLHHGVLLTDDFMRAVEKDEEWGLRSPKDMSVIRSIPARQLWIRILTARMEQGEPYIIYSDHVNKARPEHHKLAGLEVKTSNLCAEITLPTGLDHHGKNRTAVCCLSSLNLETWDEWKDNPQFIEDVMLFLDRVLQDFIDRAPDDMERARYAAMRERSVGLGVMGFHSFLQARSIPFESVMARVWNKRIFQHIKVQADAASKHLAELLGPCPDAEEYGIMERFSNKMAIAPTASISIIAGNASPGIEPISANVFLQKTLSGSFTVRNRHLLALLEQKGYNNDAVWSSITLNKGSVQHLDFLTQDEKDVYKTAFELDQRWVIEHAADRAGFICQAQSINVFLPADIHKRDLHQIHFLAWKRGVKSLYYCRSLSIQRADAVSDMALKNNILEDEDYSSDAAEAAKKPAATTSYEECLSCQ from the coding sequence ATGTTCGATGATGTCGTTCAGCTTGAGGGCCATCACCCTGTCCGGGTCAACCGGTCGCGTGATTCGCTGCTGACCGATTTCGGCCGTGCGACGCTCGATAACCGCTATCTGCTCCCGGGTGAGCACTATCAGGACCTGTTTGGTCGTGTCGCCTCGTATTACGGTGCCGATGCCGCCCATGCACAGCGCCTTTATGACTACATCTCACAACACTGGTTCATGCCCGCAACCCCGGTTCTGTCCAACGGGGGAACGTCGCGTGGCCTGCCGATCTCGTGCTTCCTGAACGAAGCCGATGATAGCCTGCGCGGCATTGTGGACCTCTGGAACGAGAATGTCTGGCTGGCCTCCAAGGGTGGTGGCATTGGCTCTTACTGGGGTAATCTGCGCTCGATCGGCGAGAATGTCGGCAAGAATGGCAAGACCTCGGGTGTCATTCCGTTCATTCGCGTCATGGACAGCCTCACACTCGCCATTTCGCAGGGCTCCTTGCGTCGCGGTTCGGCGGCGGTCTACCTACCCGTCTGGCATCCCGAGATCGAGGAATTCGTCGAGATGCGCCGCCCGACCGGTGGTGACCCTAACCGCAAGGCCCTCAATCTGCATCACGGTGTGCTGCTCACCGACGACTTCATGCGCGCCGTGGAGAAAGATGAGGAATGGGGCCTGCGCTCGCCCAAGGACATGTCTGTCATCCGCAGCATTCCAGCACGTCAGCTCTGGATCCGTATCCTGACGGCCCGCATGGAGCAGGGTGAGCCCTACATCATCTATTCCGATCATGTGAACAAGGCGCGCCCCGAGCATCACAAGCTTGCCGGGCTTGAGGTCAAGACCTCCAATCTCTGCGCGGAAATCACGCTGCCCACCGGGCTCGATCATCACGGCAAGAACCGTACCGCCGTATGCTGCCTGTCCTCGCTCAATCTCGAGACATGGGACGAGTGGAAGGACAACCCGCAATTCATCGAAGACGTCATGCTCTTCCTCGATCGCGTGTTGCAGGACTTCATTGACCGCGCGCCTGATGACATGGAGCGCGCCCGCTACGCCGCCATGCGCGAGCGCTCGGTCGGGCTTGGGGTCATGGGCTTCCATTCCTTCCTACAGGCGCGCAGCATCCCGTTCGAGAGCGTGATGGCGCGTGTGTGGAACAAGCGCATCTTCCAGCACATCAAGGTGCAGGCCGACGCGGCCTCCAAGCATCTTGCCGAGCTGCTCGGGCCGTGCCCCGATGCCGAGGAATACGGCATCATGGAGCGTTTCTCGAACAAGATGGCGATTGCCCCCACGGCCTCGATCTCGATTATCGCCGGCAATGCCAGCCCCGGTATCGAGCCGATCTCGGCCAATGTGTTCCTGCAGAAAACCCTCTCGGGTTCGTTCACCGTGCGCAACCGCCATTTGCTCGCGCTGCTGGAGCAGAAGGGGTATAACAACGATGCAGTCTGGTCATCGATCACCCTGAACAAGGGTTCTGTGCAGCATCTCGACTTCCTGACACAGGACGAGAAGGATGTTTACAAGACGGCATTCGAGCTGGATCAGCGCTGGGTGATCGAACATGCGGCTGATCGCGCCGGCTTCATCTGTCAGGCGCAATCCATCAACGTGTTCCTGCCTGCTGATATTCATAAGCGCGACCTGCATCAGATCCATTTCCTTGCATGGAAGCGTGGCGTGAAGTCGCTCTATTACTGCCGTTCGCTCTCGATCCAGCGCGCTGACGCGGTCAGTGACATGGCGCTCAAGAACAACATTCTTGAGGACGAGGATTACAGCAGCGACGCGGCTGAGGCTGCCAAGAAGCCCGCCGCGACGACGAGCTATGAGGAATGTCTGTCATGTCAGTGA